In the Aythya fuligula isolate bAytFul2 chromosome 8, bAytFul2.pri, whole genome shotgun sequence genome, one interval contains:
- the GPR52 gene encoding G-protein coupled receptor 52 produces the protein MNQSRWIEWRTLNLSSSVTNISEHLSCPLGFGHYNAVDICILETVVIILLTFLIIAGNLTVIFVFHCAPLLHHYTTSYFIQTMAYADLLVGVSCLVPTLSLLHYSTGVHESLTCQVFGYIISVLKSVSMACLACISVDRYLAITKPLSYNQLVTPCRLRICIILIWIYSCLIFLPSFFGWGKPGYHGDIFEWCATSWLTNAYFTGFIVCLLYAPAAFVICFTYFHIFKICRQHTKEINDRRARFPSHEVDAAGETGHSPDRRYAMVLFRITSVFYMLWLPYIIYFLLESSRVLENPALSFLTTWLAISNSFCNCVIYSLSNSVFRLGLRRLSETICSSCMCLKDRDVRDPKPRKRANSCSI, from the coding sequence ATGAACCAGTCCCGATGGATTGAATGGAGGACTCTGAATCTGAGCAGTAGTGTTACGAACATATCtgagcacctctcctgccctCTTGGATTTGGTCACTACAATGCAGTTGACATCTGTATCCTTGAGACGGTTGTTATTATCTTGCtaacttttttaattattgcgGGTAACTTAACTGTGatatttgttttccactgtGCTCCACTTCTGCACCATTATACCACCAGCTATTTTATCCAGACCATGGCCTACGCTGATCTTCTTGTTGGAGTTAGCTGCTTGGTTCCTACCTTGTCACTGCTTCACTATTCAACAGGTGTCCACGAGTCCTTGACCTGTCAAGTTTTCGGATATATCATCTCTGTGCTAAAAAGCGTGTCTATGGCGTGTCTTGCTTGCATCAGTGTGGATCGCTATCTCGCTATAACAAAGCCTCTCTCCTATAACCAACTGGTCACACCTTGTCGCTTGAGAATCTGCATCATTTTGATCTGGATATACTCTTGTCTGATCttcttgccttccttttttGGTTGGGGAAAACCTGGTTACCATGGAGATATTTTTGAATGGTGTGCTACCTCCTGGCTAACTAATGCCTATTTTACTGGCTTTATTGTGTGCTTACTGTACGCTCCCGCTGCCTTTGTCATTTGTTTCACATATTTCCACATCTTTAAAATCTGCCGGCAGCACACCAAAGAGATCAATGATCGGAGAGCTCGATTTCCTAGCCACGAAGTGGATGCTGCTGGGGAGACTGGGCACAGCCCTGACCGCCGCTATGCCATGGTGTTGTTTCGGATAACCAGCGTGTTCTACATGCTGTGGCTCCCTTATATCATATACTTTCTGCTGGAGAGCTCTAGGGTGTTGGAAAACCCAGCACTTTCCTTCTTAACAACGTGGCTTGCTATAAGCAATAGTTTCTGCAACTGTGTGATCTATAGCCTCTCCAACAGTGTCTTCAGGCTGGGACTGCGGAGACTGTCAGAGACAATATGTTCATCTTGTATGTGTTTAAAAGACAGGGATGTACGGGACCCTAAACCAAGGAAACGGGCTAATTCCTGCTCCATTTAA